Proteins encoded by one window of Desulfomonilia bacterium:
- a CDS encoding TetR/AcrR family transcriptional regulator, with product MPKIPATPEAITATRERILKEALFIINEEGYTNLSMRKLARRLGFTAKTIYNYYSNKDELYLMVLIKGFSDLAEEFRKADRSSADPLKKFRAAVHAYVKWGIENKHYYNIMFSMDTPKYSDYRGTAMEPVAERQNRVALEIPEIAVSILNAVAEKTGRFPARETPFHLLQIWSTLHGMVSLYISRVTLEVRNIDKAIDWILDEVVKSYT from the coding sequence ATGCCAAAGATTCCGGCCACACCCGAGGCTATTACCGCAACGCGAGAGCGCATACTGAAGGAGGCCCTCTTCATAATCAACGAGGAGGGATATACGAACCTCAGCATGCGCAAGCTGGCCAGACGCCTGGGTTTCACGGCAAAGACGATATACAACTACTATTCCAACAAGGACGAGCTTTACCTGATGGTGCTTATAAAGGGCTTTTCCGACCTTGCGGAAGAGTTCCGAAAAGCGGACCGCTCGTCAGCAGATCCTCTTAAGAAGTTCCGTGCCGCCGTGCATGCCTACGTTAAATGGGGGATAGAAAACAAGCACTACTACAACATCATGTTCAGCATGGACACCCCCAAATACAGTGACTACCGAGGCACCGCAATGGAGCCTGTAGCGGAAAGGCAGAACAGAGTAGCACTCGAAATCCCTGAGATAGCGGTCTCGATCTTAAACGCCGTTGCCGAAAAGACAGGCCGGTTTCCAGCCAGAGAAACGCCCTTTCATCTTTTGCAGATATGGAGCACCCTTCACGGCATGGTCTCGCTTTACATAAGCAGGGTAACACTCGAAGTTCGCAATATAGACAAGGCCATAGACTGGATTCTCGATGAGGTCGTAAAGTCTTATACATGA
- a CDS encoding SDR family NAD(P)-dependent oxidoreductase produces the protein MKSFDGRMIFMTGGSSGIGLEMGKIFAARGADLLLIARNEERLQSAKKTIENFKLRPTQRIGTLSMDVADLTDVQAKMKAAVDEYGAPDILISSAGINKYADRFENITFDMFDEVMKINLYGPRNVIQTLLPEIKKKRCHVVVLSSAAAFFGMFGYTAYGTSKAALLGLCDSLRYEFKPMGIPLTVVCPPEVDTPMNIDEAKTLPEEGRAVKNMSMLMMPDEAAKVIVEAIEKKKYLFIPGAPTRFLWLLHRISNGWLTRMTSDMVIRMTQRKMKKTGK, from the coding sequence ATGAAAAGCTTTGACGGCAGGATGATATTTATGACCGGCGGCTCCAGCGGCATAGGGCTCGAAATGGGCAAGATATTCGCCGCAAGGGGCGCCGACTTGCTCCTGATAGCCCGCAACGAGGAAAGGCTTCAATCGGCGAAAAAGACGATAGAGAACTTCAAGCTGAGGCCAACCCAGCGCATAGGAACATTATCCATGGACGTTGCCGATCTCACCGATGTTCAGGCGAAGATGAAGGCTGCCGTGGACGAATACGGCGCACCTGATATTCTCATCAGCAGCGCCGGAATAAACAAATATGCGGACAGGTTCGAGAATATTACCTTTGACATGTTCGACGAGGTCATGAAAATAAACCTCTACGGGCCGCGAAATGTCATCCAGACACTTTTGCCCGAGATAAAGAAAAAGCGCTGCCATGTCGTGGTGCTCTCTTCCGCGGCGGCTTTTTTCGGCATGTTCGGGTACACGGCCTACGGCACGTCCAAAGCCGCCCTTCTCGGGTTGTGCGACAGTCTGCGCTACGAATTCAAGCCGATGGGGATTCCGCTGACGGTCGTATGCCCGCCGGAGGTGGACACACCAATGAACATAGACGAGGCCAAGACCCTGCCGGAAGAAGGAAGGGCCGTCAAGAACATGAGCATGCTCATGATGCCGGATGAAGCGGCAAAGGTGATCGTCGAGGCCATCGAAAAGAAGAAGTACCTGTTCATACCGGGTGCGCCTACTCGCTTTCTCTGGCTTTTGCACCGCATATCAAACGGCTGGCTTACCAGGATGACTTCGGATATGGTGATCCGGATGACTCAAAGGAAAATGAAAAAAACAGGCAAATAA
- a CDS encoding glycyl-radical enzyme activating protein translates to MNTLIADIKRNSLDDGPGIRTLVFFKGCPLNCVWCQNPETKTPAQEIIYKQEKCQGCGECRKACKENALNFTAGGYPFDRSRCTMCGACVRACPEEALAFAGRTYKEEELVNILAKDAVFYRNTGGGVTLSGGEPGMHPAYLRRLLPLLKEQGINVCMETCGQYDRHSFEESILPFLDIVYFDLKLFDASEHARFCGIGNKAILANFEALLAEKKVELLPRIPLVPGITTTDENLTALRDYLSGLSLNKVELLPYNPLWLSKLDALGLKPEYGRRTWMDPGEKGHIKEIFKGFEINVF, encoded by the coding sequence ATGAATACTCTGATAGCCGACATCAAGAGAAACTCGCTGGACGACGGTCCGGGTATCCGTACGCTCGTATTCTTCAAGGGCTGTCCCTTGAATTGCGTGTGGTGCCAGAACCCGGAAACTAAAACACCAGCGCAGGAGATAATCTACAAGCAGGAAAAATGCCAGGGTTGTGGAGAATGCAGAAAGGCCTGCAAGGAGAATGCGCTCAATTTCACGGCGGGAGGTTATCCTTTTGATCGCTCGCGGTGCACCATGTGCGGCGCATGCGTGCGGGCCTGTCCCGAAGAGGCGCTTGCTTTCGCAGGCAGGACATATAAAGAGGAGGAGCTTGTGAATATCCTCGCCAAGGACGCCGTCTTCTACCGCAACACGGGCGGCGGCGTCACACTCTCGGGCGGCGAGCCGGGCATGCACCCTGCCTATCTCAGACGGCTTCTGCCCCTCTTGAAAGAGCAGGGCATAAACGTCTGCATGGAAACATGCGGGCAGTATGACAGGCATTCATTCGAAGAATCTATCCTGCCATTCCTAGATATCGTATATTTCGACCTCAAGCTCTTCGACGCTTCAGAACATGCACGTTTCTGCGGCATAGGAAATAAAGCGATACTGGCCAATTTCGAGGCACTGCTCGCTGAAAAAAAAGTTGAGCTGCTGCCGCGCATACCCCTGGTGCCTGGAATCACGACAACAGACGAAAACCTGACCGCTCTGCGCGACTATCTATCGGGTCTGTCGTTGAACAAGGTGGAGCTCCTGCCCTACAACCCGCTGTGGCTTTCCAAGCTTGATGCACTGGGGTTGAAACCCGAATACGGGCGCAGGACATGGATGGACCCGGGCGAAAAAGGGCATATAAAAGAAATCTTCAAAGGCTTTGAGATAAACGTATTCTAG
- a CDS encoding DUF362 domain-containing protein, whose product MSEDRWVLLRSVENYDNAKMAEVVKEGFELLGRKPKGKVLIKPNVVFANKKYSMHAFTNPDLVGQVVNRVREFPGITDLNVGESGGFAMPTRMSFKESEYYDMGQRYNVPVIDFNEDKYVKVNMTRAKFHKTILCPRLIHEADFKIWMPKLKYHICCEITNALKLNIGSLLHKERMLYHDDRLNEKIVDILEMAYPDIIITDAVTIGHGFESCAKPFHLGLIMISNDPIASDVVAAQILGYKPEQVHHLRIASERGYGSIEPDSVKILGDITIPELRKRTEGIVSQFQDMQILDTRIKFYEGIGPNTNEICYGGCLAAIKGSLGTIDARRPGSLKNAKPGAMVTGIYEGDVDAGGGVCLLIGDCTEVKGTIRNASKIKKVKGCPIGAVKLTGVLPFLYGMPSPMLDTRDVPLIIVNTIEKLANKVKHGAF is encoded by the coding sequence ATGTCTGAGGATCGCTGGGTTTTACTGCGCAGTGTAGAAAACTACGATAATGCCAAGATGGCGGAAGTGGTTAAAGAGGGATTCGAACTGCTGGGTCGCAAACCTAAAGGCAAGGTGCTGATCAAGCCCAATGTCGTGTTCGCCAACAAGAAATATTCGATGCATGCCTTCACCAACCCCGACCTGGTAGGCCAGGTCGTCAACAGGGTACGTGAGTTCCCCGGCATCACCGACCTCAACGTAGGAGAGTCGGGAGGCTTTGCCATGCCGACGCGCATGAGCTTCAAGGAATCCGAATACTATGACATGGGGCAGCGGTACAATGTCCCTGTAATCGACTTCAACGAGGACAAATATGTCAAGGTAAACATGACGCGTGCCAAGTTTCATAAGACCATCCTGTGCCCCAGGCTCATACATGAAGCCGACTTCAAGATATGGATGCCGAAGCTCAAGTACCACATCTGCTGCGAGATCACCAATGCACTCAAGCTGAATATCGGCAGCCTGCTGCACAAAGAGCGCATGCTCTATCACGATGACCGCCTGAATGAAAAGATCGTGGATATTTTGGAGATGGCCTATCCGGATATTATCATCACCGATGCCGTAACCATAGGCCACGGCTTCGAATCCTGCGCCAAGCCGTTCCACCTTGGACTGATAATGATAAGCAACGACCCGATCGCATCCGACGTTGTTGCAGCTCAGATACTGGGATATAAGCCGGAGCAGGTCCATCATCTGCGCATAGCATCTGAACGCGGCTACGGCTCGATCGAGCCCGATTCGGTAAAGATACTGGGAGACATAACAATCCCAGAACTAAGGAAGCGAACGGAAGGCATCGTGAGCCAGTTCCAGGACATGCAGATACTGGATACACGCATCAAATTCTACGAGGGCATAGGCCCTAATACCAACGAGATCTGCTATGGCGGATGCTTGGCTGCCATAAAGGGAAGTCTGGGCACAATAGACGCCCGCAGGCCCGGTTCACTCAAGAATGCAAAACCGGGAGCAATGGTGACCGGCATCTATGAAGGTGATGTGGATGCTGGCGGCGGGGTTTGCCTGCTTATCGGCGACTGCACCGAGGTTAAGGGCACAATCAGGAACGCCAGCAAAATAAAGAAAGTCAAGGGCTGCCCTATCGGAGCAGTCAAACTCACCGGTGTACTGCCGTTCCTGTACGGCATGCCGTCGCCGATGCTAGACACGCGCGACGTTCCGCTCATAATCGTCAACACAATCGAAAAGCTCGCAAATAAGGTTAAACACGGGGCATTCTGA
- a CDS encoding MaoC/PaaZ C-terminal domain-containing protein, whose protein sequence is MEISPAFVGTRLKDYRCVITWRQSMNYAAAVNDINPWYFNDESPCGVIAPPMQAVAVTWPVLEHIKDYLPDDGFPMETLLTQVHYSEHLQFHRPIRPCDELTIKGRIAAIVPHRAGTHAVIRLDAFDSSGAPVFTEHNGGMLRGVKCGGTGRGEVDLPVAPLPLSAGDEIWKAGIHIDHLAPFLYDGCTGIFFPIHTSVKFAHTVGLPGIILQGTATLAFAAREIINREAGADPRRLKTLSCRFSGMVLPGEDISVNLLERRLDSGGMDLFFDVGNASGGKAIKKGYARIEDIND, encoded by the coding sequence ATGGAGATCAGTCCCGCATTTGTCGGAACCCGCCTGAAAGATTACAGGTGTGTCATTACATGGCGGCAGAGCATGAACTATGCAGCGGCCGTTAATGATATCAACCCGTGGTATTTCAACGATGAGAGCCCCTGCGGCGTCATAGCACCGCCCATGCAGGCCGTGGCGGTCACCTGGCCTGTTCTGGAGCATATCAAAGATTATCTTCCTGATGACGGATTCCCGATGGAAACGCTCCTTACACAGGTGCATTATTCTGAACACCTTCAGTTTCACAGGCCGATAAGGCCCTGCGATGAGCTTACGATAAAAGGCCGGATTGCGGCCATCGTTCCTCACAGGGCAGGGACGCATGCGGTAATCCGTCTGGATGCATTCGACTCCTCAGGGGCTCCGGTCTTCACGGAACATAACGGGGGCATGCTGAGGGGTGTGAAATGCGGCGGCACGGGGCGCGGGGAGGTTGACCTTCCTGTTGCACCTTTGCCGCTTTCCGCAGGGGATGAAATATGGAAGGCGGGCATACATATCGATCATCTCGCCCCCTTTCTTTATGACGGGTGCACCGGCATTTTTTTCCCTATCCATACGTCGGTGAAGTTCGCCCATACCGTGGGACTTCCGGGGATTATCCTTCAGGGTACGGCCACCTTGGCCTTTGCCGCGCGTGAGATAATAAACCGTGAAGCCGGGGCCGACCCGAGGCGCCTGAAGACGCTCTCATGCAGATTCAGCGGCATGGTTCTTCCCGGCGAGGACATCTCGGTCAATCTTCTGGAACGGAGGCTCGATTCCGGAGGCATGGATTTATTCTTCGATGTGGGGAACGCTTCAGGCGGCAAGGCCATCAAAAAAGGCTATGCCAGGATAGAAGATATTAATGACTAG
- a CDS encoding VOC family protein, translating into MMKPFNKPPVSPDGLDLPAVTQIGMVVPDLLGGVKFYRDFFNIPKWYHTIITECSYYYRDRPVDIMLDIAVGYSGKTQIELIQVHGSDDNIYRAHPGEAGFGFHHFGVVVDNLDKARRIMRDRGFAPLQEGTLKYAGGGKTRVAYLDTVDKAGLILELIETKAFGLNLGMPEWLINLGRITGDTKAITV; encoded by the coding sequence ATGATGAAGCCATTTAACAAACCGCCGGTAAGTCCGGACGGCCTTGATCTTCCAGCCGTCACGCAGATAGGAATGGTGGTGCCTGACCTGTTGGGGGGTGTTAAATTCTACAGAGACTTCTTCAACATACCAAAATGGTACCACACGATAATTACCGAATGTTCTTATTATTACCGCGACCGTCCGGTCGATATCATGCTCGACATCGCTGTCGGTTATTCCGGCAAGACGCAGATAGAACTCATCCAGGTGCACGGCAGCGACGATAATATCTACCGCGCACATCCGGGAGAAGCGGGGTTCGGATTTCATCATTTCGGGGTCGTGGTAGATAACCTGGATAAAGCCCGGCGCATCATGCGGGACAGGGGCTTTGCGCCGCTGCAGGAAGGAACTCTCAAATATGCGGGCGGAGGCAAGACCAGGGTAGCCTACCTGGACACAGTCGACAAAGCGGGTCTGATACTGGAACTCATTGAGACAAAGGCCTTCGGCCTTAACCTCGGCATGCCTGAGTGGCTCATAAACCTGGGCCGCATAACCGGCGATACAAAAGCGATAACGGTATAA
- a CDS encoding glycosyl hydrolase family 17 protein yields MTSSGMNTRKLMAVCVMLALFISALTGCGSTKYYKITDTSNGNVYFAKDAEIKKNGVVIFKDAQNANKMKLKNVQVMNISQDEFNAAVMSAPASVVAFEMDSSSTLKRVAGGKALSLSPYLANSQCPGAFGEPVSNDCLNSLLDTVASHTKWVRTYGSTLGLENIPALAKKRGLMVAAGAYVDGNDANTQIQNLMNNVNNGFVDLAIVGNEAMQHGVPQATLIAYINEAKALRKGKGANVPVTTCLTGDDVFMSSNAPVLAVCDVICDNMYPNFSQSVSDALANLEGYYNGMARSSQVGGKQLILGETGWPSGGTGNPNFTPDNASAFHNGIVQWASGAGILAFYFESFDEPPKGDANGESHYGIWDSNRKPKQGMKP; encoded by the coding sequence ATGACCTCAAGTGGTATGAATACAAGAAAGCTCATGGCTGTATGTGTAATGCTGGCGCTCTTTATAAGCGCATTGACCGGCTGCGGCAGCACAAAGTACTACAAGATTACCGATACCAGCAACGGAAATGTCTACTTCGCAAAGGATGCGGAGATAAAGAAAAACGGCGTTGTCATTTTCAAGGATGCCCAGAACGCAAACAAGATGAAACTCAAGAATGTTCAGGTCATGAACATCTCACAGGATGAATTCAATGCAGCCGTGATGTCCGCTCCGGCATCGGTTGTGGCCTTTGAGATGGATTCGTCATCCACTTTGAAAAGGGTCGCCGGAGGCAAGGCCCTTTCCTTATCTCCCTACCTCGCAAACTCGCAGTGTCCGGGAGCATTTGGTGAGCCGGTCAGCAATGACTGTCTGAACAGTCTTCTCGATACGGTGGCCTCTCATACCAAGTGGGTGCGGACCTACGGGTCGACCCTTGGTCTCGAAAACATTCCGGCGCTGGCAAAAAAACGGGGCCTGATGGTGGCGGCAGGGGCGTATGTGGACGGAAACGATGCGAACACCCAGATCCAGAACCTCATGAACAACGTAAACAACGGCTTTGTCGATCTTGCCATTGTAGGGAACGAGGCCATGCAGCACGGAGTCCCTCAGGCCACACTGATAGCATATATCAATGAAGCCAAAGCCCTCAGGAAGGGCAAGGGCGCCAATGTCCCGGTAACGACATGTCTGACGGGCGATGACGTGTTCATGAGCAGCAATGCGCCGGTCCTGGCAGTCTGCGACGTAATATGCGACAACATGTACCCCAACTTCAGCCAGTCAGTCAGTGATGCGCTGGCAAACCTAGAGGGTTATTACAACGGCATGGCAAGATCCAGCCAGGTGGGCGGAAAACAGCTGATACTGGGAGAAACGGGTTGGCCGTCAGGCGGAACAGGCAATCCTAATTTCACGCCCGACAATGCGAGCGCTTTTCACAACGGCATTGTTCAGTGGGCATCAGGCGCAGGTATCCTGGCCTTCTATTTCGAATCTTTCGACGAGCCGCCCAAGGGAGACGCCAACGGGGAATCCCATTACGGAATCTGGGATTCGAACCGCAAACCTAAACAGGGGATGAAGCCGTAA
- a CDS encoding MFS transporter, whose amino-acid sequence MEISEERDRLSISTKIFYLFGDIGISICLSAVAFFILFYYADVAKVDPALVGTALLLGKLWDAASNPLFGWISDRTKSRHGRRKVYLYYCSIPLGISFALLWAMPEGLTGVMTTVWIIVTFLIYYTFDNIVGVSYYAMTPELTRDYDERTSLTTFRMIGGTVGYMAGAALPPFIAGLFATGKIGWRMMGIMFAVFAVMCLYITAFGVKQRKELEGPPSKLPVLPSIITCFKNKPYVYLIIQGLFTGISFVLVMSYMAFYLTYQLNMKDKIPIMMVLLLATIGVFLFFWKWVTDKWAKGPTYALGLFIAFGATALSFFLPQGGSLWIYPIVFVAGFGFSAQWVLPWSIIPDVIEYDELITGERREGIYYGVKGLTDKVAWALGLFVGGWVLKLFGFVPEAAQSAKSLLGIKLFFGPIPALVTFISLPLLIWFPINRKTHAETLAKLKLKKGESRSE is encoded by the coding sequence ATGGAAATCAGTGAGGAAAGAGACCGGCTAAGCATTTCCACAAAAATATTTTATTTGTTCGGCGATATCGGCATATCCATATGCCTGTCGGCCGTGGCGTTTTTCATACTGTTCTATTATGCCGATGTGGCCAAGGTCGACCCGGCACTTGTAGGCACCGCCCTTCTTCTTGGAAAGCTCTGGGATGCCGCCAGCAACCCTCTTTTCGGATGGATTTCAGACCGCACAAAATCCCGCCATGGCCGCCGCAAGGTCTATCTCTACTACTGCTCGATCCCTCTGGGTATATCATTTGCACTGCTCTGGGCCATGCCCGAAGGCTTGACCGGCGTCATGACCACTGTCTGGATTATTGTCACATTTCTCATCTACTATACCTTCGATAACATCGTAGGGGTATCCTACTATGCCATGACGCCGGAACTCACGCGTGACTATGACGAGCGCACGAGCCTGACAACCTTCCGCATGATAGGCGGCACCGTGGGATATATGGCTGGCGCCGCCCTGCCGCCCTTTATCGCGGGTCTGTTCGCAACAGGGAAGATCGGATGGAGGATGATGGGCATCATGTTCGCGGTCTTTGCCGTGATGTGCCTCTATATAACGGCCTTCGGGGTCAAGCAGCGCAAGGAGCTCGAAGGGCCTCCTTCCAAGCTGCCAGTGCTCCCTTCAATAATCACCTGCTTTAAAAACAAACCTTATGTATATCTGATCATCCAGGGGCTGTTTACAGGCATCAGTTTTGTTCTTGTCATGTCGTACATGGCTTTTTACCTCACATACCAGCTCAACATGAAAGACAAGATACCCATCATGATGGTCCTGCTCCTGGCCACGATAGGTGTTTTTCTCTTTTTCTGGAAATGGGTCACCGACAAATGGGCAAAGGGTCCGACCTATGCCCTGGGCCTGTTCATAGCATTCGGCGCCACCGCATTATCGTTCTTCCTGCCGCAGGGCGGCAGCCTCTGGATATACCCCATCGTCTTCGTTGCAGGTTTCGGGTTCTCGGCCCAGTGGGTCCTTCCCTGGTCAATTATTCCGGATGTGATAGAGTATGATGAACTGATAACCGGAGAGAGGCGCGAAGGAATTTATTACGGGGTGAAGGGCCTGACCGACAAGGTCGCCTGGGCCCTGGGGCTTTTCGTGGGCGGCTGGGTGTTGAAGCTTTTCGGTTTTGTGCCCGAAGCAGCACAGAGCGCGAAATCTCTGCTGGGGATAAAACTCTTTTTCGGCCCGATTCCTGCGCTCGTGACATTCATAAGCCTGCCGCTCCTGATCTGGTTCCCTATCAACCGGAAAACCCATGCCGAGACGCTGGCCAAACTGAAGCTCAAGAAGGGGGAAAGCAGATCAGAATAA